A segment of the Triticum aestivum cultivar Chinese Spring unplaced genomic scaffold, IWGSC CS RefSeq v2.1 scaffold1260, whole genome shotgun sequence genome:
GGGGGGGGACGCGGTCGCGAGAGAGAGGGGGGTAGAAAACGTGCCTTCGTGGGCAGGAAGCCTGGACTTAACAAATCGGAAGGAACTTTTTTTTTACCGACATAAAAATTCACCGAGTGCTAGCTGCCATCTAGACAGTGAACTGACATACAAATTCACTGAATCCTGGCAAAAGCAATGACGGCTACAGCAAGTTGCAGCATCTTCACACTTGCTGCATCACTAGGGCTTGGGGCGCCACCTGGTGGCGCCGCCTTAGAGGAAGTTAGGATGGTGCCAGGTAGGAGTCGTCCCTTCCACTCTCCTACTTGCACTGAGGAATGTGTTTTGTGTATTATGTGATGTTGTGAAGAAACTGACATTTATAGTAGAACAAACCAACAAAAATGCAACACATATAGCTGACACAGTTACATCATACCGTAACTGTTCTATTTATAGAACTATGCACTGTTATAAAATCAAACTGAAAGCAAAAGAATATATGTGTGTGCAAGTTCCTGACTGGAACTATAAGAGAAAGCAGTACAAATGTAACACATTCAGACAACAGATCATCTCTAAGAGAAAAGCAGTGACATCATAGATCATTAGATATTAAGAGGCACATGTGGTGACACAAGCAGCAGTCTTGGAGGTTACATAAGGGATCAGATAGATGATAATGACTCAGGTTGCTTGTGATGCCCTACACATTGTGAACTGCTCCTCCTTTTCCTTCTCTGCCCTAGAAGGCGAGGGGCTCACGGATGGCTCAGCCTCCTCGTCCATCAGCTTGCttgtatatatatgaaaaatgctccaAAAAGTAATTGCATGAATTGCAGAACTGATTTGCTTACCATCATATGCAATGTTCCGATTGTCTCAACATTatgaaaatgtgtgagcaaccaaAAAGAAACAACAAATCAATGTTACTATGTCTGAATTAATTAACGGAGGCCAACTTAAAGACACATTGCTCTACCCCAACAGAATTTTTTGACATAAATCACTAATCTTTGGTTTAGACAAACCACTTTTTGTACCACATGattatagtccatttgaaatctctaaaaaagacttatatttaggaacggagggagtatatcgttGCTGCTAGAGAATATCAATGGGATGATATCCAATATGAAATAGAGACAGATATCTTTATTAGCTAATGAACATGTTTATGATTAAATGTATGCATGTAGTATGGTAGCCTATAATGCTTATTTCAACAAAATGAAAGTAGGTATTCATGTGAGGATGGCACTAAGTACTAACTGACAATTGCCATCGCCATTTACCTTGTGTTCACTTAGTCCATACAGCCTCAACCtacaacaatatacatgtcaaaaTTAACCGAGGCATGAATCTTGAGAAGATTACCGAGGCTAAATTGAGCGGCACACCATCGAGATGCACGACGCGACGACAAGCTCGGCGCCCGGCGACGGGCAGCAGGTGGCCATGTGCGTCCACGCCTAAAATGACCAGCATCCTGACAATGACAAAAACATGGCCGAACTTCTAATCTGCGCACTTAAGCTGATAACCCATATTTAACCATTTGATTTTCTCCAATAAGTGAACAAAAGGATGTATGTCAGTGTACTTGAAAATAGATCAATTTGGTAACAAGACACCATGAATTTGTAGTACTGCTCAACACTGATGCCACCCTAATATTTAAAATAATTTTGGATGGTGGGTGGACGAAGACAAACTTTGTTGGCCTATGAGTGAAAACATATAGTGTCTGCCTGATTAATGTTTTTAATAAAACAATAATTAACTGAGGAATGAATCTTGAGAAGATTACCTAGGCTAAATTGAGCGGCTCACAATCGAGATGCACGACGGGACGACAAGCTCGGCGCCCAGCGATGGGCGGCAGGTGGCCATGTGTGTCCACGCCTAAAATGACCAGCATCCTGACAATGGCAAAAAACATGGCCGAACTTCTAATGCGCACTTGAGCTGATAAATCTCCGGAGTAGAAGGTAAAGTAGATAAAGTGAAGACTGCATATACCAACTATGTGCAAAATCTTGACCAAGCATGATAGCAAAGACTCTAATTCCTACAAGCATTACCTGATGCAGAAGAACAAACATTGAAATACAGTTAAATTTTGAACAAGAAATAGAAGTTCAACAAAACTATTGACGAATTGCAGCGATGTATAATTAATTGTTATAATGTGGTGGTATCACAAAAGAAATGCATTGAAACATTAAGTTCTGCTAGGCATAGTTCAGAGTTTTTTTTGTTGGAAGATAACAATGCACACATAAATCGATCTTACTGAACTATAGCAGAACCTATGTACACATAAATCAATCTTACTGAATTCGTTACATGCCCGCACACAAAATATTATGACTATAAGCATTTTTCATCTATTAAAAGAAAAGATCATTAGGCACTAGTACAAGCCACCCAAAAAAGGATGAAGGGACCTTTTTTATGTCTGACAAATATTCCAGTAATTAGAGAGTAGCTTAGTGAATACACGAGTGGTCACTTATGATCTGTACCTCTTATCCTGCTTGACTACCACACTATCTTGCATCTTGAACCCAGTGTCACTTTCACATTCAGGAGGTTGATCCGGTTGCAGTGTCAGAGAGCACATTTGCATCTTATCCTACTTATTGTTACAACTGAAAATTTAGTAAACAATCACCGCATGTTCAGGTTCAATACAATTTTTTTACGAACTCTGCTACCCAATACCCAATACACACTGTTGTTGCCCATGCAGGCCTGGCATACTGCACACATTACATCTCATGGCAGATCAACAACTGTATCCTCATCTAGGCATCTAGATTTGCCATAAAAGATACGAGGTATGAGCATTCTGAAGTGCCATAGAACACATAGATAGAACAAAGGTAAACAAATATTACAATAGATATTTTGTAACAAAATTGACAGGTCAAGTAATGCTGCCAGACACATTGACATAAAGTACCGTGTTGTGAAAGATAGAATCCAGGATCAAACAGTTGATGTTAAACATATAAGAACGAagcatatgcttgcggatccgctaacaaaAGGCTTACCACCCAGTATTTTTCGTGAGCATGTTGCCGGCATGGGACTACTGGAAGCCTGATGATTCTGGAATAAGAGGACCATTAAAATAAACCACTCCCCAATTAGCAAAATGTTTTACATTTGAAATAGGCGGGTGTGCTATAAGTGTTGAGGTTCTATGGCGTTTCAAGCTGTTGTAACACCTCACTTTGGTACATCATTCCTATGAAGAATGGGCGAATGAAGTTAAGCCtaacgatcaagggggagaatgttggttTTGATCTGACGGCTTAACAAGCCAGATTAGATCTATTAGTCTAACAGAAAAAAAAAATGAAGGGATAACGATAAGTGAAGGGGTCCACGTACCAACGTACGTGAACCTCGATCAGAACTAACGCGCCCTGATCTGGGGCGCCCAAAAACCAACTCAAGTTTTGGGTCCCCTGTCGCCAGCGCCATATAAAAGGATACGGGAGAGAGCTGGCCACCTGCGCGATCACAATTCACGTAAGGTTACTCTCCTCCCGATATTCTCACCCCATCCGATCAGGGGGAGCGCTGCAGCGACGGGAAGACctaagccagccgccgccgccgccgccggccagtcCCGGTGGCGTCCTGAAGGAATCAGGACGTCGAGGAGAACCTCTACTTCGACTACATCACCCCTGCATCATGCCTGCACCGAGCAGGCGATCATGTCCACTCCCGTGACATGTAAAGAAATCCTAAACCCTTCTCTGTTCATGTTGTGAGGTGATCTAGATGCAATTAGATTCTACTAATGGCATCTCATAGATGCATAATAACTCCAACATTCTTAATTTTAAATCTCAGGATGGTTAGATCCACACCTAGGCAGACTTCTAAAAATTTCATGACCATCTGATCAACATCCCTTCTAGACCAGTCAAGTGTGTATATTCATCCTTTTGTTCAGCCACTCTTTCCTCTTTTCTATGGTAATGGCTCATGTTTAACCTATTGTGTATCGCCAACTCTCCATATAATTTTGCAAACTAattagcatgtactccctccgtttggaaatACTTGTCGTGGTTTAGGAAAACCACAACAAGTATTTCGGAACGTAGGGAGTACTGGTATACACACAAGAACTAAGTGTACAACGTATGCAAGTTTAACACTTGTGTCAGCTTTCTTACACGAGTAGACATTTATGCTGCTATTGTCAACTTGTTTATAGTTTTATGTATTTGTTTATCTTGTTGTATGATATTTACATCAATATCACGGTGATATCAACCCTGTATCATGTAGGTATTTTGTTGTTATTGACGATATATGGGATGTGGATACATGGCATGTTATTAAGCTTGCATTTCCCGTGACTAGTTCTGGAAGTATCATAATCACCACTACCCGTATAAATGAAGTTGCTGAATCATGCCGTTCAACACCATTCAGTGGGGATATTTATTGCATCAGGCCTCTTAAAATGGTGCACTCTAGGCACTTATTTTACACAAGACTATTCAATGCCCAAGAAAATTGTCCCTCATACCTTAAAACAGTTTCTGAGCATATTTTGGAAAAATGTGCTGGGTTGCCTTTGGCAATCATTGCTATATCCGGTTTGTTGGCTAATATTGAAAGGACAGAAGGTCCATGGAAACAAGTTGAAGATTCGATTGGTAGAGCACTTGAAAGAAATCCCAGTGTTGAAGGAATGATGAAGATACTATCACTTAGTTACTTTGAACTGCCCGCATATCTGAAATCTTGTCTCTTATGTTTGAGTATATTCCCTGAAGATTCTGTTATTAAGAAGAAAGTTCTGATAAATAGGTGGATTGCTGAAAGATTAATTCATACAGAATCAGGATATAGTACTTCATATGAGTTTGGAGAAAGGTGTTTTAATGAGCTAATCAATAGGAGTTTGATCCAACCCGTGAAGACAGGCAGATACGATAGGGTCAAGAGTTGTCGACTTCATGACACAATTCTTGATTTCATCATATCCAGATCCATCGAAGAAAACTTTGTTACTTTGGTGGGTGTTCCCAGTTTATCTGTTGGGACACACAACAAAGTTCGTCGGCTCTCCCTGCAAGCCAGCAAGCAAAAAGAACTAATAGTGCCAAGAGGCTTGGTGTTGTCTCATGTCCGATCACTTGATGTGTTTGGGGAATCTGTGAAAATTCCTTCTATGGATAAGTTCAGGCATTTGCGTTTTCTGGACATTAGAGGTTGCCAACAGCTGGAGAACCATCATCTTGAAAATATAGGGATGTTGTTTCAGCTGAGGTACCTGAGCCTCCTAGGAGTGGAGGAAGTAAGTAAGCTCCCGGAACAAATCGGACATCTATGGTGCTTAGAGATACTGGAGTTAAGAGGCACCTCTGTTTGTGAGTTACCAACATCTATTGCCAAGCTCAAGAGACTGGTGCACCTATTTGTCAACTGCGACGTTACACTTCCATGTGGAATTTCCAAGCTGCAAGCACTGGAGAAACTGAAGCTTGTCAGTGTCTACAGCCAGTCATTTAACTTCCTGCAAGAATTTGAGCAGCAGCAGAGTCTGAAGGTATTGGCCCTTGATTTTGAGTATTTCCTTGATTTTGAGGGTTTTAGTTCTGCTGACCAAGTGAACGCTGAAAATAAGTCCAAGAAAACTATTATTGTTGCTTCCCTTAAAAACCTAGGGAACCTTCTCTCTCTAACTGTTTGTGACGGCCCTGAATTTGTAAGGGAGTCTTTGTGCCCTATGCCACTTAGGCTCCAGGAGCTGAAAATCTTCCGTTCTAATATTCTTCATGTTCCAAATTGGGTGGGCTCCCTTGTCAACCTCCAGGAGTTACGCCTTGATCTGGTCAGAGTTGAGCAGAAAGATTTCTATATCCTTGGAGGCTTACCTGTTCTGCGTTGTCTGATTCTGAGAATTGATGGAGCGGAAATTAGAAATACCTCATTAACAGAAGAGCCTGAAGTTATAAGGGTCATAGTCTGTGGTGAAGTTGGATTCCCATGCTTgaggatatttatttttgatagtCAGTGTGCTGTGATGAATTTGACCTTTGCGGCTGGAGCCATGCCCTTGGTAGATGACCTCTTGATAGTATTTAACGCAGAAGAAACTGGGTCTCCCGGTACCAGCGGTGATTTTGATCTCGGAATAGAAAATCTTCCCAGCCTCATTAAAATCAGATGTATATTATGGGGTAACAGGAACAATAGAAGCAGAGCTGAGGCTGCAGAAGCTGCCATTCGGGAAGCGGCCAACGCACATCCGAACCGCCCTACTCTATACTTGGTCTGATAATGCGTTGCCGGAATCGAGGTACTAACCTTTTCTCCCGTCAAAGGCCATGTACCTCAATTCACAAGATTTATGCTTGTCTGCCTTTTTCAGCTCAGGGAACAATTCCAATTAGGCTGCAACTCCAAATGTTCATCATCTGCATTTCTTCGATCGAACAATTCATCTCTGCTGGTAAGTACTTAGTCAAACATACATCTTTATTCTGGTTATCGCCTGTATACTGTACTCTCACCATCGCCATCTAGAGAACTGTGTGCTGCACTTGCACCCTTCAGATACAGATATTACTACATACAGTTTTTTAAACTAATAATGCGAAAACATAAAAAGACCTGTTGCTGGAGGAGGGTTAGGTCTCGCGTGTCCGCCCTCCCACTCGTCCACGCCGCAACCCCGCGGTGGCCGGGCGGGCCTCTTCTTCCCCGGCCCCCCTCGACTCCGCCCTTCTCCGCCACCCGCGCGGGCCGCCGGGCGAAGCCTGGTTGGCCTGGGTGGCGGCGGGGGCTCTCTCCTCCCCGTCTGTCTCCGGCGGCGCGGGGTGCTGCGGATCCAGCGGGGCGCGGCGCTGTGtgcagggcgcggcggcggggctgcgggttgCGACACTGGTGGCGTGGGCGCTCGTCGGTGCCGCCGCGGCTGTGTGGTGGAGGCGGAGCTTCGTCCTTCGGGCGGTTCGTGCGGGGCGGTCCCAGTCTAATCCTGCCTGATCTGGCGCTGGCGGCCCGTCCGGCGGCGAGGGTTGTGGCCAGCAGGGCATGCAGGCGTGGCGGCGGTTGGTGCGCGTCCAAGCGGGCGGTGGGCGGCTGGCTTGCTTGCTCGGCCATGTGACGGCGCGGGCCGTGAGCGGCTTGGGCCGCGGGCGGCCGCCCTGCATTggtaggtggtggcggcggcgcggtggtggccTGCCATGATCATCTCCTTCTCGAGGTGGTGGCTCATGGCGGTGGTCCGGGTCATTCACGGCGGCGGCTGGACTTATCCGGCGTCGGCATGTCGGTGTGTGGCCTGTGTGGACCTCCGACCCTTCTCTTCGGGCGTCCGTCCGCTATCTTTGTCGACGGTTGGCCCTCCCCCAGCGACGGTCCATCACTCGTCTCGCACCcagcagcaggaccgagctcgtctcgcgccggcagcaggaccgagctcgtcttgcACCCGGCAGCAGGACCATGCTCGTCTCGCGCCAGGCAGCAGGAccaagctcgtctcgcgcccggtgccgAGGACGGGGTGATGGAGGCCAGCCTTGGCCAGCCTTTTGGGTCTCGGCACTGGGGGCAGTCCGCGGGTGCGAAAGGCGGGTCCTTTCCGCTCATGTCTTTGGTCGGGGTAGCGGCTGATCTCGTGTGAGgaggtgtcaaggtcttggatgtcgGGGTGGCGGCCATGATGGTGGCTTCGCGGGGCTCTTAAgcagagcccgtggcttggtgctgcccagTTGCCATGGCCGTGTGGGAGGTGTGGTAGCCGGGGTTTGGCGTTCGTCGGCGGTGAAtggtggccggggtgaaaacctgctctttcTTCGGATGGACCGGCGGCGGCggactcgttcccttcttgaaggcgtcgtcgcggctctcattgcccttcatgttgctccgggggaaactctgatcctcggatcgggcggcagcggcgctctggtgtcgtccCCTTCATGAAGGCGCCGtcttggagcccacggttcgtcatatgTGGTTTCACCTCTTCGCGTAGTGCTAGGGATGGTGTTACTGCGTTCAGCGCCTATGCGCCTTTGCGTTCAGCGCAAACAGAGGAACACACATAAGCTT
Coding sequences within it:
- the LOC123176050 gene encoding disease resistance protein RGA5 (The sequence of the model RefSeq protein was modified relative to this genomic sequence to represent the inferred CDS: added 821 bases not found in genome assembly), with protein sequence MEAALVSAATGALKPVLAKLGALAGDEYKRFKGVRDDIKSLTRELTAMDAFLLKMSEEEDPDVQDKVWMNEVRELSYDMEDSIDDFMQSVNDGDTKPDGFLEKMKNSLGKLGKMKARRRIGNEIEDLKKQIIEVAERNARYKAREAFSKAKNATVDPRALAIFKHASELVGIDEPKAEVIKLLTQGESTHEQMKLVSIVGSGGMGKTTLANQVYQDLKGEFKCRAFLSVSRNPDMMNIMRTIFCEVSGKDYANTEAGSIQQLISKIADFLADKRYFVVIDDIWDVDTWHVIKLAFPVTSSGSIIITTTRINEVAESCRSTPFSGDIYCIRPLKMVHSRHLFYTRLFNAQENCPSYLKTVSEHILEKCAGLPLAIIAISGLLANIERTEGPWKQVEDSIGRALERNPSVEGMMKILSLSYFELPAYLKSCLLCLSIFPEDSVIKKKVLINRWIAERLIHTESGYSTSYEFGERCFNELINRSLIQPVKTGRYDRVKSCRLHDTILDFIISRSIEENFVTLVGVPSLSVGTHNKVRRLSLQASKQKELIVPRGLVLSHVRSLDVFGESVKIPSMDKFRHLRFLDIRGCQQLENHHLENIGMLFQLRYLSLLGVEEVSKLPEQIGHLWCLEILELRGTSVCELPTSIAKLKRLVHLFVNCDVTLPCGISKLQALEKLKLVSVYSQSFNFLQEFEQQQSLKVLALDFEYFLDFEGFSSADQVNAENKSKKTIIVASLKNLGNLLSLTVCDGPEFVRESLCPMPLRLQELKIFRSNILHVPNWVGSLVNLQELRLDLVRVEQKDFYILGGLPVLRCLILRIDGAEIRNTSLTEEPEVIRVIVCGEVGFPCLRIFIFDSQCAVMNLTFAAGAMPLVDDLLIVFNAEETGSPGTSGDFDLGIENLPSLIKIRCILWGNRNNRSRAEAAEAAIREAANAHPNRPTLYLV